The following are encoded in a window of Ensifer adhaerens genomic DNA:
- a CDS encoding thermonuclease family protein: MRRSLSILLALLPTSVSAAPAGYFDLLPGVTLETGDTWVSNGERFRLYGIQSCLRGTAYTDKHGQKRDCGEASLAVLAAYIKDTKPVCAPVVKKDGIAYVVCYATVGKERLDLANVLITSGYAFAALSGEGMPYHVPYAVAEKLARDKRAGLWQFEDVQHPAILLSREVNARTEKADQ; the protein is encoded by the coding sequence ATGAGAAGGTCTCTTTCCATTCTGTTGGCTCTCTTGCCGACATCCGTATCCGCAGCGCCCGCAGGCTATTTCGATCTTCTTCCTGGCGTCACCCTGGAAACTGGCGACACGTGGGTTTCCAATGGTGAAAGATTCCGCCTCTATGGCATCCAGTCCTGTTTGCGCGGCACGGCCTATACGGACAAGCACGGGCAGAAACGCGACTGCGGCGAGGCGTCCCTTGCTGTGCTGGCGGCCTATATCAAAGACACCAAACCCGTTTGCGCCCCTGTGGTGAAGAAAGACGGTATCGCTTACGTCGTCTGCTACGCCACAGTTGGGAAGGAGCGGCTTGATCTGGCAAACGTCCTGATCACGAGCGGATACGCTTTCGCGGCCCTCAGCGGTGAGGGCATGCCCTATCACGTCCCCTATGCCGTGGCTGAGAAACTTGCGCGCGATAAGCGTGCCGGCCTCTGGCAGTTCGAAGACGTCCAGCATCCGGCCATTCTCTTGAGCCGCGAGGTGAATGCGCGCACCGAGAAGGCAGATCAATGA